In Trichocoleus sp. FACHB-46, the genomic stretch AGCAGTTGCAAAAGATCTTCGTGTCAGTTTTGAGCTGACAGTGGGTTTCAAGGCCAATAATCGCTTCGTACTGAGTTTTAACCGGAGCAGCAGTCGTCATGGGATACAGATTGCAGCGATGCAACAATTTGGCTCTATTGTAGCCCCGCAGCGCCTCACTCGGCGTTTTGCCAGAGCTTTTGTCCTAGATCAAGGGACTTTGAGTCTAGCTCCCCTTCCCTCTAGGGAAGGGGTTGGGGGTTAGGTCTCTTGATCTAAAGAGCAGGAAGGGCGAGGGAAGTCTGTCTAAACCATTAGGATGACGAGCTTAGGCAATATTTACCAGTTGAATATCGAAAGTTAACTCCTCGCCCGCCAGAGGGTGATTGGCATCTAGAGTCACGGTGCCATCGTTGACATCCGTAATCACCACCGGGATCACACCCCCGGTTTCTTCGCGAACTTGCAACTGTTGACCCACCTCAGGCTCTAAATCTTCCGGCATCTGCTGCCGATCGATCTCTACGACCATTTCTTCGCGGTAAGGGCCATAAGCTTGCTCGACTGGAATTTTTTCGGTTTTAGATTCTCCGGGAGCCATGCCGACAACGGCTTTCTCAAAACCAGGAATTAGATCGCCCTGACCAAGGGTGAATTGTAGTGGATCACGATTAGTCGAGGAATCAAATACAGTGCCATCATCTAGACGACCTGTGTAGTGAACAGTTACGGTATCACCAATTTTTGCTTGTGTCATTTTTTAATCTCGCGTTTCTAGTCTTGCAGGACCAATAAGGAGGGGCTAACACTGTTTTTATCCAGGCTGGAACTTTGCTCCTTGGGCTTAATTTCCAACGTTAGCGGATCGAGTGGTTAATCGGCTTCATTTTAGGGTCAATTTAATAATTTAATCGGTACTTTTTAAGAGCCGAGGTTGCTGAATCCGTTTCAGATCAAATCGCAGCCTAAGCTAAAGAAATTTTGTCAGAATTGATTGATTTGTGTTACTAGGTGCCGTTTTATTCAGGTGGCTCAGAATTTTTTGGTTCCTTTTAGGTTGTGGAAATCTCTTGGGAAGCTATCTTGTATGTGTATAAAAGCTACTTGTCGCAACTAAAGCTCAAAAAGTTGATTCGCAGTTTAGCTTGTTATTAAAGTTACAAAGAAATACAGGGATTTTGATTTCTCAAAGAGGAATTGCCGTAGCACAATCTACCTAATAATTTAGATATTTTACTGCGATCGCTGCCTTAAGTACCTATCAAGATTTCTATCAATTCTGGGGTGGCTTCAGCCTGGTTTCAGAGACTTAGCAAATTGACTCAAGACGTGACAGTTCGACCGAGTAGATTCGCGAGAGCGCTAACGAGAGAAGTTGGCTCTACAGGCTTAGCAAAATGCATTTGAAATCCCGCACTCAATGCCTGAGCCTGGTCTTCTTCTCTTGCATAAGCGGTTAAGGCGATCGCAGGCATCGGTTTGACTGGGTGATGTTCCAGGGTCTTGACTCTATGAATCAGGGCATAGCCATCTTCCCCTGGCATGGCAATGTCACTAATCAGAATGTCCGGTTGGAGATTTTCGTAAGCGGCGATCGCTTCGGCGACAGAAGCAACAGCAGTCACGTTGGCTCCAGATTGCTCCAAGATCGTTTGTAGCAGTTCTCTGGCATCATTCTCATCATCA encodes the following:
- a CDS encoding peptidylprolyl isomerase; its protein translation is MTQAKIGDTVTVHYTGRLDDGTVFDSSTNRDPLQFTLGQGDLIPGFEKAVVGMAPGESKTEKIPVEQAYGPYREEMVVEIDRQQMPEDLEPEVGQQLQVREETGGVIPVVITDVNDGTVTLDANHPLAGEELTFDIQLVNIA